One Malus sylvestris chromosome 14, drMalSylv7.2, whole genome shotgun sequence DNA segment encodes these proteins:
- the LOC126598662 gene encoding uncharacterized protein LOC126598662: MGSSHELARNGHKDVSLQELSDRLAEFAQVRGWEQYHSPRNLLLALVGEVGELSEIFQWKGEVARGLPDWTSDDKEHLEDELSDVLLYLIQLADVCGLDLGQAALTKIVKNARKYPVAKQTAASTN; this comes from the exons ATGGGGAGTTCTCATGAGCTTGCAAGAAATGGTCATAAAGATGTTTCACTTCAAGAACTTAGTGATAGGCTTGCTGAGTTTGCTCAAGTAAGAGGATGGGAACAATATCACAGCCCCAGAAATCTCCTTCTAGCACTA GTGGGAGAGGTTGGAGAACTGTCTGAAATTTTCCAGTGGAAAGGTGAAGTTGCAAGAGGGCTGCCTGACTGGACTTCTGATGACAAAGAGCATTTGGAAGATGAGCTCTCTGATGTTCTGCTCTACCTGATTCAACTCGCAGACGTTTGCggacttgatcttggacaagCAGCTCTCACCAAGATTGTCAAGAATGCAAGAAAATACCCCGTTGCCAAGCAAACAGCAGCTTCCACCAACTAG